The segment agagagagagagagaaagagagagagagagagcagtacATGTTGATAAaaagacagatagacagataacAATgtaatctccccacctatactgtatatttgaataagctcacttgaaaaactctcacgctgtcacgctgtcatgctgtcaccagctccacccactacctgtcaaatcaagtgcccaaccaatcacggcgcccaaccaatcacgtcgcatttgccagaaggaatcacatgaacaatatggaaTAAGGCAtttgctatgttaggagaagacaTAACTATACacggacttcccagttaacataattttagagtgtcataactgttccaacaattttcatgtttttgagcagagtccaaaaagTAGTAACGACACAGAAAGCagcaacgatttctgagtgaaattccgactgaaagagaggaaagagaagtaGCACTTAGCCAGAGCAaatgaatgccaagcacaaaaggaaaatcaccaagaaaaagaaaggtggggtatacaaaaagtatgCTATACTTCAGTGGGTTAAATCCTATCAACCAATAAGCATTTCACTATTTCTATTTACTATctatcttgctccatagaacaaggtagctatttattcttttcatatgtttggtatgaagtctggtattattgttttatcgtggagtTGCCATGGGTTCCTCCTAGTATCATTTTAACtgtacaaaacattttattataagCAGTGTACATTGCGGTTATTTACTAGAGTGTATTAGTCGATCTGACATGGTTTTCCTCAAGTGAAAATCTTTCTGACAAAATTTTacagaagagaaaacatttatttgtgacTGAATTGAAAATTAAAGTCCAAATTACATACTATAAGTGGAAGTCAATGAAATCACAGCTTTAAACACGTAAACCGTTACATCAAAGAACTCCTCCTTCGCTCGTCAAAACTCAAGGAGAGAGTAACAGTTCCACTACCAAAGCTCAATCTTGGCTTATGCTTTTCTGACGTAACATCACATTCCTTGCTGTTGGTCTTCAGGCTGatggatgaggatggagatgaggaagaagatgcaTCAATGCTACTGGTCTTTCTTCTGGCATTTGTGCTGTGTTTGAGTGTAGCTTTGGCAGCCACTTTGAAAGCATGAGCTGCAGTGCTGCACCGTACTTCCTCTATGGTGTTCCTGGAGGGTTTGAAGAGGATGATGTAGACCTTGTTCAGGAAGATACAAGCCAGCATCCCAAAGCTCGATGCCAATATAGCAATGACCTCCACAGCTGAAACAAACTTACCATAAGTACTAAAGTATGCAGGGATAAAAGAAATCCAAACGATGAAGAATATAAGCATGCTGAAAGTGATGAACTTTGCCTCTGTAAAGTTTTCAGGAAGTTTCCGTGATTTAAAAGCAAAGAAGAAACATATAGCTGCCAGGAGGCACGTGTAGCCAATAAGAAATCCTAGAGCCATCACAGAGCCCTCATTGCAAGTgatgaaaatgatttcatcaatATCATGATTCCTGTAGCTGGAAGGTGGGGCGTTATAAAGCCAAACCACACAAATCATGACCTGAACAAAAGTACACAGAAACACCAATAGGAACTGCAGGTTCAGTCCCCACCATTTACGGTGGAGGCTTGTTGGAATCTTGGCTTCAAATACCAATAGCACCCGGTTAGTTTTCACAAGAATGCAAGAAATACAGAGAACAAAACTGATCCCAAAGGCAGGTTGGCGTAATCGACATGTCCAATCCTGTGGCTCTCCGATAAAAATGAGGGAGCTGGAAAAGCAACAGATAAGTGACAACAAGAGAACATAGGACAATTCTCGGTTTGTGGCCTTCACTATTGGAGTATTACGAAATCTGACAAACACTGTCATCACAAAAGCTGTCAAAACAACACCCAATACTGCACATATGGCTAGTGCTATCCCAAATGGTTCTGTCCAGGAGAGAAACTCAATTTCCTTCAGGAAGCAGAATGTGTGGTTCCCATCAGACCATGAGTCATTTGGACATTTTGTGCAAACACTGGCATCTGTGTGCATAAAAATAATCTGTGTCAGAGCAGGCAACACAAAGTAAAGTGTAGTCAACATGAGATTGCAGAGGCTTGGTTACTTAATACCTCTTTGAGTACTGTATTCTCCATCTGAGCACTCAGTGCACTCAAAGCAGCATGTGGGCATACTGTCTATGATCCCCTTTCTTCTACCAGGTTCACAATCCTCACTGCAGTTGGAAAATGGTACCTGAAGGATATCAACACAGAGAaattgcataaaaaacaaatacacttAGAAATGTGTGCTCAACTGTACTTGGTGTAGTATTTTAAATCACATATCGCTGAGGTAGCCACATTTATGAGAAGTTACTTTTCCTTTTCAAAACCTTCTGCATTCGACATTATGGTTGCGTTTTGAAACATTTCCACTCTGGGGCCCGTTTGCAGTATCAGCCCATCTGTTCTTTGAAGTGGATTGGAAAAAACAGTTATTGTGCAAACAGACCCTCAAACCCACTGAATGACTACTAAGATGATGACGAGTTAATGATTAGCTAATGACCAACAGTGAAGTAATTTTCACTGGTTATATTTGTCAGAAGATGTTGGAAACCAAAATTTCTTTCCACTTTGTTTTCAATGCATCTTCTCTTACGTGAAAGGGCTCTTATAATATATAGTATTGTAATAGTATGTTATACTTGCAGCTAGATTCATTACATCACATTCTCGTTGTAATTACATATTTATAGTTCCAAGCAGATTATCTCACGAGAATGAGGAGAAATGTCTGAACAAAGGGAATCACATCCTCCAGAAAACCTGCTGACCTCAGAACTGAGTCCATTCCACAGAATCTTTGTCTTGTCAATGAACAGTTTGGCATCTCTCTTTGCATGTATATTGTAGTATCCGACTTCCTCAAACACCACAGAGCCATCTTCTGCAGACCTCTGCCAGTTTAAGATGGTGTAGTTTGCTGCCTGATCTGCATTTTCATCAAAGTACATCTTTTCCCCCATACTGTTGgtgtaatttaaatgtctgaGCTGCTTCAGGACCTGTGAAGTAGAATCAAACATTTACATGATTCTAAGTACATTATTAGGTATTCAGCTGCTTTAGTTTTTGGTAAATATCCCAAATTTTACCTGCCATGCCTCCATTTTCTTTATATCTGCACAAGAATTGTTGGCAAAAAGTCCTTGTCCAGGAGTACAGGTGAGGATGTCCTGTAGAGCCTCTGCTATGGAATAGACTGCAACATATACATTATAGGAAATACGAAGGTGTGTGTAGTCCAGGTATGGGGTCTCAACACTTGTGATGTCTTCCTCACCACTACACAAAGGCCTGAAATTGGTGCTGCCATTCTCAATTTCTTGCAGTCTAGGACTGTCTTCCAGATAACAATTGAAGGTTTCTTCCCAAAACTCCCTGACAAATTCATTCTGACTGTCTTTCTTTGGTTGAACTTGTTGCAATAACTCCCTCAACCCAGGTATTTTCCCTGCCTTTAGAGCAAAGCCAATAGTCCCAGCCACAACATCAAGATATTCTGGTTTGGCCACAAGAGATGAGCTCGCCCATGCTTCGCTGGCAATCCAGATCCGATCTGTAATGTTTCTCCTGACTATCTCTTTGATTAAAGGCTCAATATCTGGTCCACTGGCAAATGCCACTATCACTTTAGCTGTGGAGTTCTCAATCCTGTCAGCCAAAGCTTGGATTTCATGATCTTCAAAGTACTGAGAAATAAGTTCATTTAGATGTATGCAGATATCTCGCTCTTCCATCTCCTTTTCAAATTTTTCAATCCCTGGCCGTCCATAGTCATCATCTGAGGCTACAGCGATGACCCAGTTCCATTGGAAATACTCGATGATGTCTGCCATGGCTGTGGCCTGGTGTTCATCCGTGGGAATGGTTCTCATGAAGGATTTATACTGATTCTTGTTGCTCAGTAAGCGACTAGATGAGGCATAGCTGATCTGAAATGAGAAAGATTTCAggcaatttattttttagtctattTATAGCTGTAAATgatctttatttcatttcccCATGTAAGGTATTGCAGCAAATTATTTGCATGTACCCTAATGATCATTTTCAGaatgaaacaagaaccaatgttgtcacagactgcaacatcccacgacacccctgaattcaaaattttaccctgacctacttgcataggtcaaatatcaaagctagCGCTCTGACCTTCTGTCAGAGGtcagagcagtagctttgatctatggtcttactcacactggccttctccctcatcttcctatcttatccggttcctgagtgtaccaAAGTtaccgcctgagtaatgtgctttttgtttcatctttctatcggcAACTGTTGCAAAGATATGtagtggactaactaacgggtggacagacggacgaacagacTAACcaacgaatggacgaacacacaaacgctgacaattacgatacatcaccgctttgaagtgggatgtaaccATTTTGCTATATTGCGTTGCTCAGCTTGAAGGACAAGGGTTGAAGTGAAGTATTGTTATACAGATATCACTCACCTGAGGAATATAAAAAAGACCCAGTAGGTTTGCGACTGCTGTAGAGACTGCAGATCCTGCAGCTCCAACTACTGCAATGGTAGCAGGGATGTGATCAGTACAGTTACAAAATTCATCTAAATTCAGGGAGTCAATCTTATTTTGGGCCACAAAACTAAGTGTAGCCTCCAGGGCTTTTGATACTGTGTTGCATGTGTCAAAGATCCTGTAGCCCAAGGTGATGTTTGGCAGGAGGGCACTGCTGTTATTTATCTCATCAATGGCAAAAATCATGGCCTGGAGCCAACGGAAGCCACGGAAATTAAACCTGCAGAGGCAAGCAAAGCATAAATGTTAGTGAGTTTTGTGTACACATGTGGTTGTATATTGTTTAGATtgactcatttaaaaaaaaaaaagtaaaaatattacCCAACACACTGTGTGGATTCAGGCCGGGCTGCAAGGTCTTGGTCTTTTGAGGCAACACCGAAGTGTATGGGGAAAAGACCTCCAAGCAAAATATCACCAGTCATTTGTGCTCTCTGCTGTGGACCGTAAGTTGAAATGACACAACCAGATCCCAGCAGTATCACGTAAGACAGAGCCAGTCTCATCTTTCCTTGTATGGAATATATTATTTCCTATTCTTAAAGTGAAGGTATTGTCAATATTATCTACTCTCGTCAATCTGCTGTATGCACTGCTTCATATTGCCCATATTGACGATGATCAGACTGGaggaaaaaaggggaaaaaatactATAAATTTATTTGGGTTGTCAAACAAGCTACAACCATATCAATAATTTATGCATTGTTTTAAATAACTCAGCAAGATGAaagcataatttttttaaattgagcaTTAGACCACCCAATGAACTGACACTGAGCCCCCATATCAGTACAGTACAGAGCACAGTGGAGAATGATGTTGGAGACCTATTATTGCCCACTCAAGCAGGACTGGGCAgtgacatacatttttaagagtttgcattttttaatgAGTTGACTCCACTCAACTCATTATTCTTTCTGAAGTAAGAATAATGTTAACGTCTCTCTCCTAACTAACATTGGAGTCACGTTGCTTAAAATACCCTTCGGAGCCCAAATAGATGCAGGATTTACATGAGCTGAGATTGAAGTCACACTCTAATgaccttctttccttccttgtgCTGTGGCCACAGAACCCCGTCACCATGGAGAAAAGCCCATTGCCTCTGGCAAATGCTGCTGGAAAAATGCCTGAAGATAGTCCCAATAATCAAGGAGCTGACAGCTGTAAGAGCCGCCTTTTGCCATACTTACTAATATCAAGAGCAGTTCCATGTATAACCATgtaaaacttattttaatttattaccaCGACtatttattcaaaataaataatttatataagattataattataattaccCAATGAACTTTACCATACTATCAAATACATAACACGCCATCCTGTTGCaggctggtaaaaaaaaacagatagaaAAAGAAGGACGTAAATGTCTTTGAGCTAAGAAAGATCATATTGATAACTGCAACACCAAATGTTAAGAAATAATCTAAAGTCAAACTCACCTTCTAAACTCCTGTGagtgagatatacagtatttagctGAAGGAGTTAATGGACAGCTATACACAGATTTTAAAGCCTTTTCCCAAAATGTCCAGTGTGATGAATGAATTCACTGGTGCTTTTTGAACCTGTTTCTGCAGATGAATCATTAACAGAGAGAGGGGCAGTCCATTTCCTTCAGTTAATGAAGTTCACTCACTCCTCTTATGTTGAAGTCATCACATCCTTTTGTGTTAAGAAAGAGTTGGGAAGATGACTTTATTTTGTAGTTATTCACTGCAGTCAGTATTGCAGGAAGATTATCATGTATGATATATAATTAGAAAACCTTATGTTTGTGTGCAACCTTCATTAATGTGTATTTCTAGCTGTTTTCAGTGGATTTCTTCTTCCAGCACATTTTTATGagggcttttttttaaacttaattgacAAAAAACGTTTTCCTCGGTACATTTGGGACCTACAAATTATAATGGATTCTTATATCTGCTGGGgcttatacagtatgtatcttATAAGTAAATAGCGCTGGCTGATCGGCCTTTAGGCAGGTTTAATCTTTGCTTAATGTATTTGCCAGAGGGGCAGCAGCATGATACCAGGAACCCTCCAAGCCTAGGAGCAGTGGATTGCACCATGATGTTCCTCAAACAATTAGATGAATGCTTATGCTCTAATGATCTAGTCTTCAATTTGTTGCCAAGCAGATGTCTCCAgtgaaaaaaaagtctgtttacAACATGTTGACTTATCTGAGACTCAAGCAACACTGTGCTATTCAGACATCAGGCAGGGCATCCTTAAAGATAATGGCTGAAAAGACAGCAGTATAAATTCACTTGAATATTTCTTATTCTTTACCACTGAGGGTAAGTAATCTCCCTCTCcttcaataaaaaatttagAAAGATTAAAACCATTGAATGCTGCAAGTATGAGAGCAGAGCTGTCGCATCTATTGCAGAGCCAACACTGTGAAAGCTGTACTGGGGCGAGGCAAGTATTGACAAACATATCAATCAACAGTAGATAAATATAAAGGAATGTTTAGAGTAGTGTACAAAAAGGTCTGTAAAATGTtgaaagtctttttttgtttttcaaagagTTTAACAGACTGATAGggaactggaaaaaaatgactgaCCCCTTTAATAGAAATTACTGCTTATGAATACCAccgtttattttttaatcaatgtaTAAATCTACTCCTCTAGATTTAGACAACTTCACTTCAGTTATGCACAGCTTAATTTCCACAGTCACCTactggatgatgatgatttttcgGATGATTACTGTAATTCTCCTCCTCTATCAcagatatttaacatttttggtGTTTGATTGTGGTTCTGATTTGTACAATGGGTTAGATGTGTTGGTAAAACTGGTTAAGAAATTgtcaaataattaaatgttcatGCTCTTGTTACATATTGTCAAAATTATTGTGAAGAGCATTTACATTTAAGTTGCCGTGCTTTTTCCGGTGTCACAGAAAAGGAAAGACTGTTTTCCCAGATTCATGTGACACCAGATTATCATTTGGGTTCTGAGCAACTAGTGTGTAAAATACCTTTATTTAGAAAGTGTGACTAActgaaaattattattaatctaTGTAAAAAGGGAAAAGTTAAATCCGACAGAAATTATCATCTTTGTTGACATTTACtgttaagttttttttgtgttttttttttgctatacTAATTTTTAACCCAAAAGTGAGAGTTACAAATTTTAGGTTACCTGGGAAAAGGTTGGActgaaataattgtttttacatATAATGTTAGGTTAAATATGAATTGCTTAAATGACagcaaataatatatttttggatgtatgctgcatgtttttgttctttacaGATTTGTTCTTGTGtataattttcatttgtttaatacaataaatatcTTTGTTAAGTCAGAGAGGTTAGCTCGGACAAGACAGGAGGCAAAACTACTGAACAAAAGTTTAATAAAAGATTTTTCAGAAAAGAAAGTGAACAATAACACAAGGACCACGTCAGGACTGATCCTGGAAAAGAGATCCGGAACAAGTGtatcacaaaaacacatcaggcTTCTGAGAGCAAGTTCATGAATCTTGATGATTTATACCACAGGCGCAGCTGGAAGGATGAGCGTCAGGTGTGCAAAGGAGAAGAAAGTGGAGCGCAAAACATCGGAAGTGCCAACCACGTCCTGGAGCAGACACTGACAG is part of the Antennarius striatus isolate MH-2024 chromosome 13, ASM4005453v1, whole genome shotgun sequence genome and harbors:
- the casr gene encoding extracellular calcium-sensing receptor translates to MRLALSYVILLGSGCVISTYGPQQRAQMTGDILLGGLFPIHFGVASKDQDLAARPESTQCVGFNFRGFRWLQAMIFAIDEINNSSALLPNITLGYRIFDTCNTVSKALEATLSFVAQNKIDSLNLDEFCNCTDHIPATIAVVGAAGSAVSTAVANLLGLFYIPQISYASSSRLLSNKNQYKSFMRTIPTDEHQATAMADIIEYFQWNWVIAVASDDDYGRPGIEKFEKEMEERDICIHLNELISQYFEDHEIQALADRIENSTAKVIVAFASGPDIEPLIKEIVRRNITDRIWIASEAWASSSLVAKPEYLDVVAGTIGFALKAGKIPGLRELLQQVQPKKDSQNEFVREFWEETFNCYLEDSPRLQEIENGSTNFRPLCSGEEDITSVETPYLDYTHLRISYNVYVAVYSIAEALQDILTCTPGQGLFANNSCADIKKMEAWQVLKQLRHLNYTNSMGEKMYFDENADQAANYTILNWQRSAEDGSVVFEEVGYYNIHAKRDAKLFIDKTKILWNGLSSEVPFSNCSEDCEPGRRKGIIDSMPTCCFECTECSDGEYSTQRDASVCTKCPNDSWSDGNHTFCFLKEIEFLSWTEPFGIALAICAVLGVVLTAFVMTVFVRFRNTPIVKATNRELSYVLLLSLICCFSSSLIFIGEPQDWTCRLRQPAFGISFVLCISCILVKTNRVLLVFEAKIPTSLHRKWWGLNLQFLLVFLCTFVQVMICVVWLYNAPPSSYRNHDIDEIIFITCNEGSVMALGFLIGYTCLLAAICFFFAFKSRKLPENFTEAKFITFSMLIFFIVWISFIPAYFSTYGKFVSAVEVIAILASSFGMLACIFLNKVYIILFKPSRNTIEEVRCSTAAHAFKVAAKATLKHSTNARRKTSSIDASSSSSPSSSISLKTNSKECDVTSEKHKPRLSFGSGTVTLSLSFDERRRSSLM